In the Gorilla gorilla gorilla isolate KB3781 chromosome 10, NHGRI_mGorGor1-v2.1_pri, whole genome shotgun sequence genome, one interval contains:
- the CTDSP2 gene encoding carboxy-terminal domain RNA polymerase II polypeptide A small phosphatase 2 isoform X1 produces the protein MEHGSIITQARREDALVLTKQGLVSKSSPKKPRGRNIFKALFCCFRAQHVGQSSSSTELAAYKEEANTIAKSDLLQCLQYQFYQVRDSGLIPGTCLLPEVTEEDQGRICVVIDLDETLVHSSFKPINNADFIVPIEIEGTTHQVYVLKRPYVDEFLRRMGELFECVLFTASLAKYADPVTDLLDRCGVFRARLFRESCVFHQGCYVKDLSRLGRDLRKTLILDNSPASYIFHPENAVPVQSWFDDMADTELLNLIPIFEELSGAEDVYTSLGQLRAP, from the exons GCCTGGTCTCCAAGTCCTCTCCTAAGAAGCCTCGTGGACGTAACATCTTCAAGGCCCTTTTCTGCTGTTTTCGCGcccagcatgttggccagtcaaGTTCCTCCACTGAGCTCGCTGCGTATAAGGAGGAAGCAAACACCATTGCTAAG tCGGATCTGCTCCAGTGTCTCCAGTACCAGTTCTACCAGGTACGTGACTCTGGCCTG ATCCCAGGGACCTGCCTGCTCCCAgaggtgacagaggaagatcAAGGAAGGATCTGTGTGGTCATTGACCTCGATGAAACCCTTGTGCATAGCTCCTTTAAG CCAATCAACAATGCTGACTTCATAGTGCCTATAGAGATTGAGGGGACCACTCACCAG GTGTATGTGCTCAAGAGGCCTTATGTGGATGAGTTCCTGAGACGCATGGGGGAACTCTTTGAATGTGTTCTCTTCactgccagcctggccaag TATGCCGACCCTGTGACAGACCTGCTGGACCGGTGTGGGGTGTTCCGGGCCCGCCTATTCCGTGAGTCTTGCGTGTTTCACCAGGGCTGCTACGTCAAGGACCTCAGCCGCCTGGGGAGGGACCTGAGGAAGACCCTCATCCTGGACAACTCGCCTGCTTCTTACATATTCCACCCCGAGAATGCA GTGCCTGTGCAGTCCTGGTTTGATGACATGGCAGACACTGAGTTGCTGAACCTGATCCCAATCTTTGAGGAGCTGAGCGGAGCAGAGGACGTCTACACCAGCCTTGGGCAGCTGCGGGCCCCTTAG
- the CTDSP2 gene encoding carboxy-terminal domain RNA polymerase II polypeptide A small phosphatase 2 isoform X3, with protein MEHGSIITQARREDALVLTKQGLVSKSSPKKPRGRNIFKALFCCFRAQHVGQSSSSTELAAYKEEANTIAKSDLLQCLQYQFYQVRDSGLIPGTCLLPEVTEEDQGRICVVIDLDETLVHSSFKPINNADFIVPIEIEGTTHQVYVLKRPYVDEFLRRMGELFECVLFTASLAKGCYVKDLSRLGRDLRKTLILDNSPASYIFHPENAVPVQSWFDDMADTELLNLIPIFEELSGAEDVYTSLGQLRAP; from the exons GCCTGGTCTCCAAGTCCTCTCCTAAGAAGCCTCGTGGACGTAACATCTTCAAGGCCCTTTTCTGCTGTTTTCGCGcccagcatgttggccagtcaaGTTCCTCCACTGAGCTCGCTGCGTATAAGGAGGAAGCAAACACCATTGCTAAG tCGGATCTGCTCCAGTGTCTCCAGTACCAGTTCTACCAGGTACGTGACTCTGGCCTG ATCCCAGGGACCTGCCTGCTCCCAgaggtgacagaggaagatcAAGGAAGGATCTGTGTGGTCATTGACCTCGATGAAACCCTTGTGCATAGCTCCTTTAAG CCAATCAACAATGCTGACTTCATAGTGCCTATAGAGATTGAGGGGACCACTCACCAG GTGTATGTGCTCAAGAGGCCTTATGTGGATGAGTTCCTGAGACGCATGGGGGAACTCTTTGAATGTGTTCTCTTCactgccagcctggccaag GGCTGCTACGTCAAGGACCTCAGCCGCCTGGGGAGGGACCTGAGGAAGACCCTCATCCTGGACAACTCGCCTGCTTCTTACATATTCCACCCCGAGAATGCA GTGCCTGTGCAGTCCTGGTTTGATGACATGGCAGACACTGAGTTGCTGAACCTGATCCCAATCTTTGAGGAGCTGAGCGGAGCAGAGGACGTCTACACCAGCCTTGGGCAGCTGCGGGCCCCTTAG
- the CTDSP2 gene encoding carboxy-terminal domain RNA polymerase II polypeptide A small phosphatase 2 isoform X2 — translation MEHGSIITQARREDALVLTKQGLVSKSSPKKPRGRNIFKALFCCFRAQHVGQSSSSTELAAYKEEANTIAKSDLLQCLQYQFYQIPGTCLLPEVTEEDQGRICVVIDLDETLVHSSFKPINNADFIVPIEIEGTTHQVYVLKRPYVDEFLRRMGELFECVLFTASLAKYADPVTDLLDRCGVFRARLFRESCVFHQGCYVKDLSRLGRDLRKTLILDNSPASYIFHPENAVPVQSWFDDMADTELLNLIPIFEELSGAEDVYTSLGQLRAP, via the exons GCCTGGTCTCCAAGTCCTCTCCTAAGAAGCCTCGTGGACGTAACATCTTCAAGGCCCTTTTCTGCTGTTTTCGCGcccagcatgttggccagtcaaGTTCCTCCACTGAGCTCGCTGCGTATAAGGAGGAAGCAAACACCATTGCTAAG tCGGATCTGCTCCAGTGTCTCCAGTACCAGTTCTACCAG ATCCCAGGGACCTGCCTGCTCCCAgaggtgacagaggaagatcAAGGAAGGATCTGTGTGGTCATTGACCTCGATGAAACCCTTGTGCATAGCTCCTTTAAG CCAATCAACAATGCTGACTTCATAGTGCCTATAGAGATTGAGGGGACCACTCACCAG GTGTATGTGCTCAAGAGGCCTTATGTGGATGAGTTCCTGAGACGCATGGGGGAACTCTTTGAATGTGTTCTCTTCactgccagcctggccaag TATGCCGACCCTGTGACAGACCTGCTGGACCGGTGTGGGGTGTTCCGGGCCCGCCTATTCCGTGAGTCTTGCGTGTTTCACCAGGGCTGCTACGTCAAGGACCTCAGCCGCCTGGGGAGGGACCTGAGGAAGACCCTCATCCTGGACAACTCGCCTGCTTCTTACATATTCCACCCCGAGAATGCA GTGCCTGTGCAGTCCTGGTTTGATGACATGGCAGACACTGAGTTGCTGAACCTGATCCCAATCTTTGAGGAGCTGAGCGGAGCAGAGGACGTCTACACCAGCCTTGGGCAGCTGCGGGCCCCTTAG
- the CTDSP2 gene encoding carboxy-terminal domain RNA polymerase II polypeptide A small phosphatase 2 isoform X4 codes for MEHGSIITQARREDALVLTKQGLVSKSSPKKPRGRNIFKALFCCFRAQHVGQSSSSTELAAYKEEANTIAKSDLLQCLQYQFYQIPGTCLLPEVTEEDQGRICVVIDLDETLVHSSFKPINNADFIVPIEIEGTTHQVYVLKRPYVDEFLRRMGELFECVLFTASLAKGCYVKDLSRLGRDLRKTLILDNSPASYIFHPENAVPVQSWFDDMADTELLNLIPIFEELSGAEDVYTSLGQLRAP; via the exons GCCTGGTCTCCAAGTCCTCTCCTAAGAAGCCTCGTGGACGTAACATCTTCAAGGCCCTTTTCTGCTGTTTTCGCGcccagcatgttggccagtcaaGTTCCTCCACTGAGCTCGCTGCGTATAAGGAGGAAGCAAACACCATTGCTAAG tCGGATCTGCTCCAGTGTCTCCAGTACCAGTTCTACCAG ATCCCAGGGACCTGCCTGCTCCCAgaggtgacagaggaagatcAAGGAAGGATCTGTGTGGTCATTGACCTCGATGAAACCCTTGTGCATAGCTCCTTTAAG CCAATCAACAATGCTGACTTCATAGTGCCTATAGAGATTGAGGGGACCACTCACCAG GTGTATGTGCTCAAGAGGCCTTATGTGGATGAGTTCCTGAGACGCATGGGGGAACTCTTTGAATGTGTTCTCTTCactgccagcctggccaag GGCTGCTACGTCAAGGACCTCAGCCGCCTGGGGAGGGACCTGAGGAAGACCCTCATCCTGGACAACTCGCCTGCTTCTTACATATTCCACCCCGAGAATGCA GTGCCTGTGCAGTCCTGGTTTGATGACATGGCAGACACTGAGTTGCTGAACCTGATCCCAATCTTTGAGGAGCTGAGCGGAGCAGAGGACGTCTACACCAGCCTTGGGCAGCTGCGGGCCCCTTAG